In Platichthys flesus chromosome 20, fPlaFle2.1, whole genome shotgun sequence, a single genomic region encodes these proteins:
- the LOC133975969 gene encoding NACHT, LRR and PYD domains-containing protein 3-like, whose protein sequence is MEEKSAADETDEVLQGSLPSIQDLGHHLPPRISAQSGSIVVAPSIHNSNIGNLNITITSVSQGSTLRAQNQDNCESLQAQSNKVAECQRKLRETLKRKFSHLFEGLTDKENKILLNSIYTELYINEGGSAEVNKEHEVRQIEAASRMHVDQEKSIHCNELFAPPPGPHHHNIRTVITRGVAGIGKTVSVNKFTLDWADKIANTDLEFVFPLAFRELNLMTEKNYSLEELLSVFFPDTKDTGIFTNSKRKMLFILDGLDESRLHLDFHEIEIVSDVKQSTKMAALVTNLVRGKLLPLSLVWITSRPVASCQIPDEYVDRVTEVRGFNNQQKDDYFRKKIADESLANRVIAHVKSCRILHIMCHIPVFCWMAVSVLRKQLAMTDSKDTPKTLTKMYIQFLSLYEQTMKKRLPGRRESNADVRDNLISLGKLAFKGLEKGRLIFYEKDLIKYEISASQASMFSGVYTQIFSEELSIGEEKMFCFVHLSLQEFFAALYVFLKFHNDNVNVLVKKSSASRLFQSRDTSELILYKEAVEKTLNCEKGHFDVFLRFLLGLSLDSSQTLLQHVMTSNRTNQRTRAEIIKHIKERIRSSPYTDRCLNLFHCLYELNDHSLVEEIQSYLRSGHLNKAKLSPAQWATLVFVLLTSEEELSVFELSNYSRSEKGLVRLLPVVKTAQVANLKSCNLTVTCCEILANCIGSSKIRDLDLSNNNLTDQGIILLSAGLKTIKLETLRLRSCNLTDQCCKALASSLSSASCQLKVLDLTDNDFQDAGISVIAGGLGSPHCKLEVLILSLCGVTEEGCTYLASALNSARLRELNLSYNHPGDLGLKLLSTLLDDPQCSLQKLSVEECGESRIQPGPKKYITKLSLDPNTAHKDLALSEENTKAERWTKQPYPDHPERFDFWRQVLCQEGLSGRCYWETEWSGRTVIGVAYRRMCRKGEEADSWLGRNDSSWGLSCTNDGFRALHSTTNTALTITPSSNRVAVLLDWLAGTLSFYLVSSRASLTLLHTFHTSFTEAVYPGFQLAWVSATIKLC, encoded by the exons atggaggaaaagAGTGCTGCTGATGAAACAGATGAGGTTTTGCAAG GGTCACTTCCGTCTATCCAGGATCTGGGTCATCATTTACCTCCGCGCATCTCTGCTCAGAGTGGAAGCATCGTGGTCGCTCCCTCCATCCACAATTCTAACATCGGAAACTTAAACATCACTATCACCTCAGTTAGCCAAG GCAGTACCCTTCGAGCACAGAACCAAGACAACTGTGAGTCTCTGCAGGCCCAAA GTAACAAAGTAGCCGAATGTCAACGGAAACTGCGAGAGACGCTAAAGAGGAAGTTCAGCCACCTGTTTGAAGGGCTCACAGacaaggaaaacaaaatacTCCTCAATAGCATCTACACGGAGCTCTACATCAATGAGGGAGGAAGTGCCGAGGTCAATAAGgaacatgaggtgaggcagaTTGAGGCGGCATCCAGGATGCATGTGGACCAGGAGAAATCAATCCACTGCAATGAACTCTTTGCTCCTCCACCAGGACCACACCACCACAATATCAGAACGGTGATCACGAGGGGAGTGGCCGGCATCGGAAAAACGGTATCCGTCAATAAATTTACTCTAGACTGGGCTGATAAGATAGCTAACACCGACCTGGAGTTTGTGTTCCCCCTCGCTTTCCGAGAGCTGAATctgatgacagaaaaaaactacaGTCTAGAGGAGCTTCTCAGCGTCTTTTTCCCTGATACGAAAGACACAGGAATCTTCACTAATAGTAAACGTAAAATGCTCTTCATCCTGGACGGTCTGGACGAGAGCCGCCTGCACTTGGACTTCCACGAGATTGAAATCGTCTCCGATGTGAAGCAGTCCACCAAAATGGCCGCGCTTGTGACCAATCTCGTCAGGGGGAAACTGCTCCCCCTGAGTCTTGTTTGGATCACGTCTCGCCCAGTTGCTTCCTGTCAGATACCCGACGAGTATGTTGACCGGGTGACCGAGGTCCGGGGGTTCAACAACCAGCAGAAAGACGACTACTTCCGGAAGAAAATTGCAGACGAGAGCTTGGCAAACAGGGTGATCGCCCATGTGAAATCCTGCAGGATTCTCCACATCATGTGCCACATaccagtcttctgctggatggCGGTGAGTGTTCTCAGGAAACAGTTGGCGATGACCGACAGTAAAGACACGCCAAAGACTCTCACTAAAATGTACATACAATTCCTGTCTTTGTACGAGCAGACCATGAAGAAGAGGTTGCCTGGAAGACGAGAGTCAAACGCTGATGTCCGAGATAACCTCATCTCGCTGGGCAAACTGGCCTTTAAAGGGCTGGAGAAGGGCCGCTTGATCTTCTATGAAAAAGATCTCATCAAATACGAAATAAGCGCTTCGCAGGCCTCCATGTTCTCAGGAGTCTACACACAGATCTTCAGCGAGGAGCTGTCAATAGGCGAGGAGAAGATGTTCTGCTTTGTGCACCTGAGCTTGCAGGAGTTTTTCGCCGCACTGTACGTCTTCCTCAAGTTCCACAATGACAACGTCAACGTCCTGGTGAAGAAGTCGTCTGCCTCGAGACTCTTCCAGTCCCGAGACACTTCAGAGCTCATTCTCTATAAGGAGGCCGTGGAAAAGACTCTGAATTGTGAGAAGGGACATTTTGACGTCTTCCTGCGCTTCCTGTTGGGCCTGTCTCTGGATTCCAGTCAGACCCTTTTGCAACATGTAATGACCAGCAACAGAACAAACCAACGGACCAGAGCAGAGATCATCAAACACATCAAGGAGAGGATCAGGTCGAGTCCGTACACAGACAGGTGCCTCAATCTCTTCCACTGCCTCTACGAGCTGAACGACCACTCGCTCGTGGAGGAGATTCAGAGCTACCTCCGCTCGGGCCATCTGAACAAAGCCAAACTGTCCCCTGCACAGTGGGCCACTCTGGTGTTTGTCCTGTTGACGTCGGAGGAAGAACTGAGTGTGTTTGAGCTGAGCAACTACAGCAGGTCAGAGAAGGGACTTGTGAGGCTGCTGCCTGTTGTCAAAACAGCTCAAGTGGCAAA TCTAAAATCATGTAATCTCACGGTGACCTGCTGTGAAATCCTGGCAAACTGCATCGGCTCATCTAAAATTAGAGATCTGGACCTGAGCAACAACAACCTGACAGATCAAGGGATTATACTGCTCTCTGCTGGACtgaagacgatcaaactggaGACACTGAG ACTGAGGAGCTGCAACTTGACTGATCAATGCTGCAAAGCCCTGGCCTCATCTCTCAGCTCGGCATCCTGCCAGCTCAAAGTCCTTGACCTCACTGACAACGACTTTCAGGACGCAGGAATCTCAGTGATCGCCGGTGGACTGGGGAGTCCTCATTGCAAACTTGAAGTACTCAT TTTGTCCCTGTGCGGCGTGACAGAAGAAGGCTGCACTTACCTGGCGTCTGCTCTGAACTCAGCCCGTCTGAGGGAGCTCAACCTGAGCTACAACCACCCAGGAGACCTGGGCCTGAAGCTGCTGTCTACTCTGCTTGACGACCCACAATGCAGCCTGCAGAAACTCAG tgtGGAAGAGTGTGGTGAATCCAGGATTCAGCCAGGTCCAAAGAAAT ATATCACCAAACTCAGCCTGGACCCAAACACAGCACACAAAGACCTGGCTCTGTCCGAGGAGAACACGAAGGCGGAGCGTTGGACTAAGCAGCCGTATCCCGACCACCCCGAGAGGTTCGATTTCTGGAGACAGGTGTTGTGTCAAGAGGGACTGAGCGGCCGGTGCTACTGGGAGACAGAGTGGAGCGGGAGAACTGTCATAGGAGTAGCCTACAGACGTATGTGCAGGAAGGGAGAGGAAGCCGACAGCTGGTTGGGCCGGAATGACTCCTCCTGGGGCCTGAGCTGTACAAACGATGGCTTCAGGGCCCTGCACAGCACCACAAACACCGCTCTGACCATCACCCCCAGCTCCAACAGAGTAGCAGTCCTTCTGGACTGGTTAGCGGGGACACTGTCGTTCTACCTGGTCTCCTCCCGTGCCTCACTGACCCTCCTCCACACCTTCCACACTTCCTTCACTGAGGCTGTCTACCCAGGGTTTCAGCTTGCCTGGGTGAGCGCCACAATCAAACTGTGCTAA